From Micromonospora echinaurantiaca:
TGCGGAACTCACCGGCCCGGCTCGCGTCGTAGTAGACGGTGCGGGCCGCGGCGGACGCGGTCGTGCCGCTGGCCACCTGGACCCCGGCCGCGGCCAGCACGGCCGTCAGCAGGGCGCCCGCGGCGCGCAGCAGTTGTCGTCGGAACATCACGCACTCCCCTGTGTTCACGGCGGCAGGACCGCCGAACATCGATGTACGTGAATGTTAGATGGACTGCCGTCGATGTCCGCCATAGCGGAACCGTCATACCGAGCGGCGTGCGACCCCCGGCCCGGGCGGCCCGGCCGACCCGGTCAGGGCAGCGGATCGGGCAGCATCGCCAGGGTCGCCGGCAGCTGCGAGTGCAGCGGCGCGGGCAGCGCGTCTCGGGTGAACCAGCCCAGCCGGTCGAACTTGTGCGGCTCGCCGATCGCCACCGTCGCCGGGTCGACCCGGACCGCGAAGACCACCGCCACCCAGTGCGACGGCGGGTCGGCCCGCAGCACGTTACGCACCCCGAGCAGGCTGACCGCCAACGGTGTCGTCGAATACTCCTCGGCGACCTCCCGGCCGACCGCCGCCTCGAACGTCTCGCCGAACTCCAGCGCGCCCGCGCCGGTGTCCCAGGTGCCCGGCTCGTCGCGCGCCCCGGACGCGCGCCGGGCCAGCAGCAGCCGGCCCGCGCCGTCGTAACAGACGAACACGCAGGAGACCTGCGGCGTACGCCCGGTCATCGTCGTCCTCCCGTCCGAGGTCACGGTGCGGCGGCGACCAGCGCCTCCGCCGCGGTCGTCCGGGCGTAGAGCACGAACCGGCCGGCGCGGTGGGCACCCACCAGACCCGCCGCGCGCAGCGCACCGAGGTGTGCCGACACCGTACCCGGGGTCAACCCGCACCGGTCGGCCAGTTCCGTGGTCGAGGTCGGCACCGCCAACTCGTGCAGCAGCGCGGCCCGGGTCCGGCCGAGCACCCGGGCCAGCCCGCGACCGTGCGGACCCGCGTCCCGCTCCCAGAGCGTGGCGACCGCGCGGGCCGGGTAGCGCAGCACCGGCTGGCCCGGCGAACCGAAGTTGGACCAGACCCGGGGACCGCAGAAGACCGACGGCACCAGCAGCAGCCCCCGCCCGTCGAGCCGCACCGCGCCGGAGACCACCAGGTGGTCGACGTGCAGGGTGTCGCCCTCCAGCCGGACGTACGGGTCGAGGTGGTTGAGCAGGCCGGCCACCCCGTCGCCGGCCATCCGCCGCGCGCCGAGCAGCACCTCCCGCTCCAGCAGCGTGCGCATCCGCGGCCAGTACGGCCCGATCGCCGCGTCCGCGTACGCCCGCACCACCTCGGCCAGCCGGGCCAGCCCGGCGGGCGGGTCGTCGGACAGCTCCGCCAGCCGCGCCGATCGCGGCCCGGCGCCCAGCTCGGCCCGGACGGCCTCGGCCGGGGTGGCGGCGAGGGTGGCCAGCTCCACGTCGAGCGTCGGCTGGGAGATCGACGGGGGCGGGCAGAGGAAGCTCGGCACCACCCCGGACAGCACCGGCACCAGGTCGGCGAGGAGCCGCCAGTCCACCCCGGCCAGTCGCGGCCGGGCCCGCTCGGCCCACGGCAGGTGCTCCGGGAACCGGTGCGGTTGCCGGATGACCCGGACGCTGGCCACCACCTCCCACAGCGGCGACACCGCGAACCGGGTGGTCGCCAGGTCACGCGCGCCCAACCCGACCAGCATCATCGGCGCCTCCGTCGGCAGGGCGGAGCCGGCGGCCCCGTGGATTTGGCGAGGACCAAATCTATCGCCCCGCGGCGCGAGCCGCCGGCACGGTGGTCGGCATGCTCACCGCTCCTCCCGTACCGCCCGCCGGCCAGCACCGGACCGGCCGCTGGCCCCGCCCGTTCCGGCTGCTCTACGCCGCCGCGCTCGTCCACGACCTCGGCTTCCACGTCGGCCAGTTGGCCGTACCCGTGCTCGCCGTCTCGCTGCTGGCGGCCACCCCCGGCCAGGTTGGGCTGCTCGGCGCCCTGAGCACCGCCGCGTTCCTGCTGATCGGCCTGCCGGCCGGCGTCTGGGTCGACCGGTTGCCCCGGCGCACCGTGCTGGTCAGCGCGGACCTGGCCCGGGCCGCGCTGGTGGGTTCCGTGCCGCTGGCCTGGTGGGCCGGCTGGCTGAGCATCGAACAGCTCTACCTGGTGGTGCTGCTGACCGGCGTCGGCACGGTCTTCGCCGACGTCGCCGCGCAGAGCTACCTGCCGGAGCTGGTCGGCCGGGAGCGCCTGGTCGCGGCGAACTCGCTGCTGATGGGCACCAGCGCGACCCTGCAGATCGCCGGCCGAGGGCTCGGCGGGCTGGCCGTGCAGGCGCTCACCGCCCCGGTCGCGATCGTGGTGGACGCGGTCGCCTTCGCGCTCTCCGCGGTGATCCTGCGACGGATCCCGGCTGGCCCGCCCCGCGCACCCTCCCGGCAGCCGGCCGGCGGCTTCGGCCGGCAGCTCGGCGCGGGCGTCCGGCACGTGCTCGGCAACCCGCTGCTGCGCCCGCTCGCCGTCTCGACCGCGGGCATCAACCTGACCATGCAGCTGACCACCACGATGCTCCCGGTGGTGTTCCTCCGCGAGCTGGGCCTGGGTGCCGCCGCCCTCGGCCTGTTCCTCGGCGCGGGCGGGGTCGGCGCGCTGCTCGGTGCGCTCACCGCCCGACCGCTGGCCGAGCGGATCGGCCACGGCCGCGCGCTGTGGCTGCCCGGCCTGCTCGTCGCCCCGCTCGGCGGGCTGGTCCCGCTGATCGACGGCGGGGCGATGCTGTGGCTGGCCGGCGTCGGGTGGCTGGCCCTGGCCTGGCGGACCGGGGTGGGCAACGTCATCGGGGTGAGCCTGCGCCAGGGCAGCACCCCGGACCGGCTGCTCGGGCGGATGAACGCGACCTTCCGCTTCCTGCTCACCGGGGCGCTCACCGTCGGCGCGGTCGTCGCCGGCCTGCTCGGCCAGTACGCCGACGTGCGCACCTCGCTGATCGTCGGCGCCGTCGCCAACGGCCTGACCTGGCTGCCGGTCTACTGCTCGCCGCTGCGCACGCTGCGCCGGCCGCCGGAGTCCGACCCGAACGCCTGACCCCGGCACCTGTTACCCCGGCGTTACGCCACGGCGAAGTCGCTGTGGCGGACCCGACCGACGGTGGACGCCGAGGCCACCGGCGACGAGGCCGACGAGGTGGCCCGAACGGGAACGACC
This genomic window contains:
- a CDS encoding ArsR/SmtB family transcription factor, encoding MMLVGLGARDLATTRFAVSPLWEVVASVRVIRQPHRFPEHLPWAERARPRLAGVDWRLLADLVPVLSGVVPSFLCPPPSISQPTLDVELATLAATPAEAVRAELGAGPRSARLAELSDDPPAGLARLAEVVRAYADAAIGPYWPRMRTLLEREVLLGARRMAGDGVAGLLNHLDPYVRLEGDTLHVDHLVVSGAVRLDGRGLLLVPSVFCGPRVWSNFGSPGQPVLRYPARAVATLWERDAGPHGRGLARVLGRTRAALLHELAVPTSTTELADRCGLTPGTVSAHLGALRAAGLVGAHRAGRFVLYARTTAAEALVAAAP
- a CDS encoding MFS transporter, which encodes MLTAPPVPPAGQHRTGRWPRPFRLLYAAALVHDLGFHVGQLAVPVLAVSLLAATPGQVGLLGALSTAAFLLIGLPAGVWVDRLPRRTVLVSADLARAALVGSVPLAWWAGWLSIEQLYLVVLLTGVGTVFADVAAQSYLPELVGRERLVAANSLLMGTSATLQIAGRGLGGLAVQALTAPVAIVVDAVAFALSAVILRRIPAGPPRAPSRQPAGGFGRQLGAGVRHVLGNPLLRPLAVSTAGINLTMQLTTTMLPVVFLRELGLGAAALGLFLGAGGVGALLGALTARPLAERIGHGRALWLPGLLVAPLGGLVPLIDGGAMLWLAGVGWLALAWRTGVGNVIGVSLRQGSTPDRLLGRMNATFRFLLTGALTVGAVVAGLLGQYADVRTSLIVGAVANGLTWLPVYCSPLRTLRRPPESDPNA
- a CDS encoding NUDIX domain-containing protein, which encodes MTGRTPQVSCVFVCYDGAGRLLLARRASGARDEPGTWDTGAGALEFGETFEAAVGREVAEEYSTTPLAVSLLGVRNVLRADPPSHWVAVVFAVRVDPATVAIGEPHKFDRLGWFTRDALPAPLHSQLPATLAMLPDPLP